One genomic region from Streptomyces sp. NBC_00582 encodes:
- a CDS encoding cytochrome P450 produces the protein MPSTVDLLDSSLYAYGYPYEVWRTMREAGPVHHRVARTGSRFWAVVGHEAGRQVLTDWKVFTSTRGTTLRADDNSAPYPGAGKMPVLTDPPRHTDLRRAVARLFTPKAVRQLGALAREVAGSLLAELRERGGGDFVTEVAARFPLLVQAEMLGIPPEDVPMVLHATGRSVEDADDAAAGHHEVMTYYLKALGARRGQAGPDLIGTLLAARAGGLPLSDEEIVLTCDNIVVAASQTAGHAASGSLLALLEHPAAWEALRAGRVGADTAVEELLRWTAPATHLMRTAVCDTDLAGTTIRAGDAVAVWIAAANRDGAVFARPDALLLDRRPNPHLTLGAGMHFCLGAALVRVLLRTLLEELTRADASLALAGPPGWQSTWVVNGLRSLPVTVVPAEKRAPRRTVVIHHGLDGAARPGTPSVPLP, from the coding sequence GTGCCGTCCACGGTCGACCTGTTGGATTCGTCGCTGTACGCGTACGGATACCCGTACGAGGTGTGGCGGACCATGCGGGAGGCCGGTCCCGTGCACCACCGGGTGGCGAGGACCGGCTCGCGGTTCTGGGCCGTGGTGGGGCACGAGGCCGGCCGACAGGTGCTGACCGACTGGAAGGTCTTCACCTCCACCCGCGGCACCACGCTGCGCGCGGACGACAACTCCGCTCCCTACCCCGGCGCCGGCAAGATGCCGGTCCTCACCGATCCGCCCCGGCACACCGATCTGCGCAGGGCCGTCGCCCGGCTGTTCACGCCGAAGGCCGTGCGGCAGCTGGGCGCGCTGGCCCGCGAGGTGGCGGGCTCCCTGCTGGCGGAGCTGCGGGAGCGGGGCGGCGGCGACTTCGTCACCGAGGTCGCCGCGAGGTTCCCCCTCCTGGTCCAGGCCGAGATGCTGGGCATCCCTCCCGAGGATGTGCCGATGGTCCTGCACGCCACGGGCCGCTCCGTGGAGGACGCGGACGACGCGGCCGCCGGCCACCACGAGGTGATGACGTACTACCTGAAGGCGCTCGGCGCCCGGCGGGGACAGGCCGGCCCGGACCTGATCGGCACGCTGCTGGCGGCCCGCGCCGGCGGTCTGCCGCTGTCGGACGAGGAGATCGTGCTCACGTGCGACAACATCGTGGTGGCCGCGAGCCAGACGGCCGGGCACGCCGCGAGCGGCAGCCTGCTGGCCCTGCTGGAGCACCCGGCGGCCTGGGAGGCGCTGCGCGCGGGACGGGTCGGTGCCGACACCGCCGTGGAGGAGCTGCTGCGCTGGACCGCTCCGGCCACGCATCTGATGCGTACCGCGGTGTGCGACACCGACCTCGCGGGCACCACGATCCGGGCCGGTGACGCGGTCGCGGTGTGGATCGCCGCCGCCAACCGCGACGGCGCCGTCTTCGCCCGCCCCGACGCACTGCTCCTGGACCGCCGTCCCAACCCGCATCTGACCCTCGGCGCCGGCATGCACTTCTGCCTCGGTGCAGCCCTGGTCCGGGTGCTGCTGCGGACGCTGCTGGAGGAACTCACCCGCGCCGACGCCTCCCTGGCGCTCGCGGGTCCGCCCGGCTGGCAGTCCACATGGGTGGTCAACGGCCTGCGCTCGCTGCCGGTGACGGTGGTCCCCGCCGAAAAACGGGCCCCGAGGCGAACGGTCGTGATCCACCACGGACTCGACGGGGCCGCCCGCCCGGGCACGCCGTCCGTCCCGCTGCCGTGA
- a CDS encoding phosphopantetheine-binding protein: MTAEPLAGATTTGGPAPAGATGPYGPRIAELWSAALGTRVTAADHHFFSGGGDSFQAALATATVRREWGLDITVQLLIDHPVLADFADRVARLVDER; encoded by the coding sequence ATGACGGCCGAACCGCTCGCCGGCGCCACCACCACGGGCGGGCCCGCCCCGGCCGGGGCCACCGGGCCGTACGGGCCGCGCATCGCCGAGCTCTGGTCGGCCGCGCTCGGCACCCGGGTCACCGCGGCCGACCACCACTTCTTCTCCGGCGGCGGCGACTCCTTCCAGGCCGCGCTGGCCACCGCGACGGTGCGCCGCGAGTGGGGGCTGGACATCACCGTCCAACTCCTCATCGACCACCCGGTGCTGGCGGACTTCGCGGACCGGGTGGCGCGGCTCGTGGACGAGCGGTGA
- the cysD gene encoding sulfate adenylyltransferase subunit CysD, producing MVLSTAVAEEVGRVRALTHLDALESEAVHIVREVAGEFERPVLLFSGGKDSIVMLHLALKAFTPAPLPFGLLHVDTGHNFPEVIECRDRVVAEHGLRLHVASVQDHIDRGELRERPDGTRNPLQTVPLTHTIRAQRFDAVFGGGRRDEEKARAKERVFSLRDEFSQWDPRRQRPELWNLYNGRHAPGEHVRVFPLSDWTELDVWQYIAREGIDLPEIYFAHRREVFRRDGMWLTAGEWGGPRDTETVEKRQVRYRTVGDMSCTGAVDSDADTIEKVISEIAASRLTERGATRADDKLSEAAMEDRKREGYF from the coding sequence ATGGTGTTGTCGACCGCCGTGGCCGAGGAGGTGGGGCGGGTCCGTGCCCTGACGCATCTCGACGCCCTGGAGTCCGAGGCGGTGCACATCGTCCGTGAGGTGGCGGGGGAGTTCGAGCGGCCGGTGCTGCTGTTCTCCGGCGGCAAGGACTCGATCGTCATGCTGCATCTGGCGTTGAAGGCGTTCACCCCGGCGCCGCTGCCGTTCGGGCTGCTGCACGTGGACACCGGGCACAACTTCCCCGAGGTCATCGAATGCCGGGACCGGGTCGTCGCCGAGCACGGGCTGCGGCTGCACGTCGCGTCCGTGCAGGACCACATCGACCGCGGGGAGCTGCGCGAGCGTCCCGACGGCACCCGCAACCCGCTGCAGACCGTGCCGCTCACCCACACCATCCGCGCGCAGCGGTTCGACGCCGTGTTCGGCGGCGGGCGGCGGGACGAGGAGAAGGCCCGGGCCAAGGAGCGGGTGTTCAGCCTGCGGGACGAGTTCTCGCAGTGGGACCCGCGCCGGCAGCGGCCCGAGCTGTGGAACCTGTACAACGGCCGCCACGCACCCGGCGAGCACGTCCGGGTCTTCCCGCTCTCCGACTGGACCGAACTGGACGTGTGGCAGTACATCGCCCGCGAGGGCATCGACCTGCCGGAGATCTACTTCGCGCACCGCCGCGAGGTGTTCCGGCGGGACGGGATGTGGCTGACGGCCGGCGAGTGGGGCGGCCCGAGGGACACCGAGACCGTCGAGAAACGGCAGGTCAGGTACCGCACCGTGGGGGACATGTCCTGCACCGGAGCGGTCGACTCCGACGCCGACACCATCGAGAAGGTGATCTCCGAGATCGCCGCCTCCCGGCTCACCGAGCGGGGGGCGACACGGGCCGACGACAAGCTGTCCGAGGCCGCGATGGAGGACCGTAAACGCGAAGGGTACTTCTGA
- a CDS encoding lysine N(6)-hydroxylase/L-ornithine N(5)-oxygenase family protein encodes MTAAALPNTRTVDVAGVGFGPANLALAIALEESDAPTTMAFHERQASFGWHTGMLIEGATMQVSFLKDLATMRNPGSRHTFLAYLHAHGRMPAFINSKMLYPYRVEFHDYLGWSAAQFDAHVSYGSTVEGIRPVQGPDGHVDLVEVVTRDADGARQVQRARNVVLGTGMTPHLPPGVTPSARIRHSSQLLTHGLGTPRHGRYLVVGAGQSAAECADYLHRTHGDAAVHTVHARYGYSVADDSPFANGIFDPAAVDDFFHAPEQTKEALLGYHGNTNYAVVDLDLSQELFRRVYLEEVQGRPRLHVHRVSRVRACTETADGVEVEVESLVTGEVTRLVVDGVVYATGYRPADPLPLLGDLADECKKDESGGLYLDRDYRVRTSSVLRCGIYLHGAGTEGSHGLSAGLLSNTAVRAGEIATSIIRQT; translated from the coding sequence GTGACAGCCGCCGCTCTGCCGAACACCCGTACCGTGGATGTCGCGGGGGTCGGGTTCGGACCCGCGAACCTCGCCCTGGCGATCGCCCTCGAGGAGTCCGACGCACCGACCACCATGGCCTTCCACGAGCGGCAGGCGAGCTTCGGCTGGCACACCGGCATGCTGATCGAGGGCGCCACGATGCAGGTCTCGTTCCTCAAGGACCTCGCGACGATGCGCAATCCCGGCAGCCGCCACACGTTCCTCGCCTATCTGCACGCCCACGGCAGGATGCCGGCGTTCATCAACAGCAAGATGCTGTACCCGTACCGTGTCGAGTTCCACGACTACCTGGGCTGGTCGGCGGCGCAGTTCGACGCGCACGTCTCCTACGGCTCGACGGTCGAGGGCATCCGCCCGGTGCAGGGCCCGGACGGTCACGTCGACCTCGTCGAGGTCGTCACGCGGGACGCGGACGGCGCCCGGCAGGTCCAGCGGGCACGCAACGTCGTGCTCGGCACGGGGATGACCCCCCACCTGCCGCCGGGCGTCACCCCCTCGGCGCGGATCCGGCACAGCTCGCAGCTGCTCACCCACGGCCTCGGCACCCCCCGGCACGGGCGGTACCTGGTCGTCGGCGCGGGGCAGAGCGCCGCCGAGTGCGCCGACTACCTGCACCGCACCCACGGCGACGCGGCCGTGCACACCGTCCACGCCCGCTACGGCTACAGCGTCGCCGACGACAGCCCCTTCGCGAACGGCATCTTCGACCCGGCCGCCGTCGACGACTTCTTCCACGCCCCGGAGCAGACCAAGGAGGCGCTGCTCGGGTACCACGGCAACACCAACTACGCGGTCGTCGACCTGGATCTGAGCCAGGAGCTGTTCCGGCGCGTCTACCTCGAGGAGGTGCAGGGCCGGCCACGGCTGCACGTCCACCGCGTGTCACGGGTGCGTGCCTGCACGGAGACCGCCGACGGCGTCGAGGTGGAGGTGGAGTCGCTGGTCACCGGTGAGGTGACGCGACTGGTGGTGGACGGGGTCGTCTACGCCACCGGCTACCGGCCCGCCGATCCCCTGCCGCTGCTCGGCGACCTGGCCGACGAGTGCAAGAAGGACGAGAGCGGCGGTCTGTACCTGGACCGCGACTACCGGGTCCGCACCTCGTCGGTGCTGCGCTGCGGCATCTATCTGCACGGCGCCGGCACCGAGGGCAGCCACGGCCTGAGCGCGGGGCTGCTCTCCAACACCGCCGTCCGGGCGGGCGAGATCGCGACATCGATAATCCGCCAGACCTGA
- the dpgC gene encoding (3,5-dihydroxyphenyl)acetyl-CoA 1,2-dioxygenase DpgC, producing the protein MTPRIWPSLQEAARRVEERVAVLPQPGARTPEERAEVAAAKDAVRTLRTRFLRAHADDVYDRLTAGGTEAPRIDELLEAAAAAFPALVPTAAQLAADRGRRQADKEGYEIDQGIFLRAVLDSPRAGAHLLDSMLRPTPRALRLLPEFLRTGVLETASVRLERRDGAAYLTMCRDDCLNAEDDQQVDDMETVVDLALLDPGVEVGVLRGGTMTHPRYRGRRVFSAGINLKSLHAGDISLVGFLLRRELGYLHKLVRGIRTEDAPWHARTVEKPWVAAVETFAIGGGTQLLLVFDHVLAASDAYLSLPAAREGIVPGAGNFRLGRHTGPRIARQVILQGRRIRATEPDARLLIDEVVEPEEIDAALDRAVDRLRGPAVVPNRRMLNLTEEPVDAFRRYMAEFALQQALRLYGEDVIGKVGRFAEKVS; encoded by the coding sequence GTGACCCCTCGGATCTGGCCCTCGCTCCAGGAGGCGGCCCGCCGCGTCGAGGAACGGGTGGCCGTGTTGCCGCAGCCCGGCGCGCGCACCCCCGAGGAGCGGGCGGAAGTCGCCGCGGCGAAGGACGCCGTACGGACGCTGCGGACGCGCTTCCTGCGGGCGCACGCCGACGACGTGTACGACCGCCTCACCGCCGGCGGCACCGAGGCGCCGCGGATCGACGAACTCCTCGAGGCCGCCGCGGCCGCGTTCCCCGCGCTGGTGCCGACGGCCGCGCAGCTCGCCGCCGACCGCGGGCGGCGGCAGGCGGACAAGGAGGGGTACGAGATCGACCAGGGCATCTTCCTGCGGGCCGTACTGGACTCGCCCCGGGCCGGTGCCCATCTGCTCGACTCGATGCTCCGGCCCACCCCCCGGGCGCTGCGGCTGCTGCCCGAGTTCCTCCGCACGGGCGTCCTCGAGACGGCGTCGGTCCGGCTGGAGCGGCGGGACGGAGCGGCGTATCTCACGATGTGCCGGGACGACTGCCTGAACGCCGAGGACGACCAGCAGGTCGACGACATGGAGACCGTCGTCGACCTGGCGCTCCTCGACCCGGGGGTGGAGGTGGGGGTGCTGCGCGGCGGCACGATGACCCATCCGCGCTACCGGGGCCGACGGGTGTTCAGCGCCGGCATCAACCTCAAGAGCCTGCACGCCGGGGACATCTCGCTCGTCGGGTTCCTGCTGCGGCGCGAACTCGGGTACCTGCACAAGCTCGTGCGGGGGATACGGACCGAGGACGCGCCCTGGCACGCCCGTACGGTCGAGAAGCCGTGGGTGGCGGCGGTCGAGACGTTCGCCATCGGCGGCGGCACCCAGCTGCTGCTGGTCTTCGACCATGTGCTGGCCGCGTCGGACGCCTATCTCAGCCTGCCCGCCGCCCGGGAGGGCATCGTGCCCGGGGCCGGCAACTTCCGGCTCGGCCGGCACACCGGGCCCCGGATCGCCCGGCAGGTCATTCTGCAGGGCCGCCGGATCCGGGCCACCGAGCCGGACGCCCGGCTGCTGATCGACGAGGTGGTGGAGCCGGAGGAGATCGACGCGGCCCTGGACCGCGCCGTCGACCGGCTGCGCGGTCCGGCGGTCGTGCCCAACCGCCGGATGCTCAACCTGACCGAGGAACCGGTGGACGCCTTCCGCCGCTACATGGCCGAGTTCGCGCTGCAACAGGCCTTGCGCCTGTACGGCGAGGACGTGATCGGCAAGGTGGGCCGCTTCGCCGAGAAGGTCTCCTAG
- a CDS encoding AMP-binding protein, translating into MFVPPIYRVTDPAELHQIIRQHPMAMLVSNGPTTPYTTLLPISHPPGAEDPGTFAGFSLLGHLNRANPHWRALTGGTPASLVFSGPSGYVTPALYDTQVAAPTWNFVTAELTGEVVPLPEGEETLAVVRRTAELFEQRFGRGWESGGSVDYFRSIIGGVGAFRFDVTSGQAMFKLSQEKKPAIRARVAKSMLDDGDPTRRALGVHMCRTGRTQQPESTRRPTLWGGSAQPECLLDGLVRTVAERPDALALVDGETRLTYAELWSWVAELAGTLTRHGSAPGSRVAVTGGRGARTVAALLATIAVGATYVPLDASYPVNRLTFMLRDSGASLLLHDGPRPAIADEVMTLAIEDPRGAGADDFRPVACRPDLPVYVIYTSGSTGVPKGVTIQHSCLDNMVTWQRTDSVRPDLRTAQFAPLNFDVCFQEILGTLCGGGTLVVVPETLRRDPFTFLTWLADHRVERLFLPYVALHMLAVAASARDGELGLALREVNTAGEQLLCTPPIRALFEALPGARLGNHYGQSESAMVSSYVLPADPAVWPLLPPIGRPLPGCELLVDPADPEDPTTGELLVAGAPMSLGYLGRPELNAERFVTVEPTPRGHTEAFRTGDLVRVEDGLVYFLSRLDHDVKIRGIRVNLLEIEACLMQQPGVATAVCVALEPVPGSRQLRAAVTLHPDVTEPGDLRAALAELLPEASVPASVTVLPGLPRTPSGKIDRDSVAESLATGADR; encoded by the coding sequence ATGTTCGTTCCCCCGATCTACCGGGTCACGGATCCCGCCGAGCTGCACCAGATCATCCGGCAACATCCGATGGCCATGCTGGTGAGCAACGGGCCCACCACGCCGTACACGACCCTGCTGCCGATCAGTCATCCGCCGGGCGCCGAGGATCCGGGGACGTTCGCCGGCTTCTCGCTCCTCGGCCACCTCAACCGGGCCAACCCGCACTGGCGGGCGCTGACCGGCGGCACGCCCGCGAGCCTCGTCTTCAGCGGCCCGAGCGGCTATGTCACCCCCGCCCTGTACGACACCCAGGTGGCGGCTCCCACCTGGAACTTCGTCACCGCCGAACTGACCGGTGAGGTGGTGCCGCTGCCCGAGGGCGAGGAGACCCTGGCGGTGGTCCGGCGCACGGCCGAGCTGTTCGAGCAGCGGTTCGGCCGGGGCTGGGAGTCCGGCGGGTCGGTCGACTACTTCCGCAGCATCATCGGCGGCGTCGGCGCCTTCCGCTTCGACGTCACGTCCGGGCAGGCGATGTTCAAGCTCAGCCAGGAGAAGAAGCCCGCGATCCGCGCCCGGGTCGCCAAGAGCATGCTCGACGACGGTGATCCGACCCGTCGGGCACTGGGGGTCCACATGTGCCGGACGGGACGGACGCAGCAGCCCGAGTCGACGCGGCGCCCCACCCTGTGGGGCGGGTCCGCACAACCGGAGTGCCTGCTGGACGGGCTGGTCCGCACCGTGGCCGAGCGGCCCGACGCGCTCGCCCTCGTCGACGGGGAGACCCGGCTGACGTACGCGGAGCTGTGGTCCTGGGTCGCCGAACTCGCTGGGACCCTCACCCGGCACGGCAGCGCCCCCGGCAGCCGGGTCGCGGTGACCGGCGGGCGCGGCGCGCGCACCGTCGCGGCGCTGCTCGCCACGATCGCGGTCGGCGCGACCTATGTGCCGCTGGACGCGTCGTACCCGGTGAACCGGCTCACGTTCATGCTGCGCGACAGCGGCGCGAGCCTCCTGCTGCACGACGGCCCCCGGCCGGCGATCGCCGACGAGGTCATGACCCTCGCCATCGAGGACCCCCGCGGAGCCGGCGCCGACGACTTCCGGCCGGTCGCCTGCCGGCCGGACCTGCCGGTGTACGTCATCTACACCTCCGGATCGACCGGTGTGCCCAAGGGCGTGACGATCCAGCACAGCTGCCTGGACAACATGGTGACCTGGCAGCGCACCGACTCCGTCCGGCCCGACCTGCGGACCGCGCAGTTCGCGCCCCTGAACTTCGACGTGTGCTTCCAGGAGATCCTCGGCACGCTGTGCGGCGGCGGCACCCTCGTCGTCGTCCCCGAGACGCTGCGGCGCGATCCCTTCACCTTCCTGACCTGGCTGGCCGACCATCGCGTCGAGCGCCTGTTCCTGCCCTACGTCGCCCTCCACATGCTGGCGGTGGCGGCGTCGGCCCGGGACGGCGAGCTCGGTCTGGCCCTGCGCGAGGTGAACACGGCGGGCGAGCAACTGCTGTGCACGCCGCCGATCCGGGCGCTGTTCGAGGCGCTGCCCGGGGCCCGGCTCGGCAACCACTACGGACAGAGCGAGTCCGCGATGGTCAGCTCGTACGTCCTGCCCGCCGACCCCGCCGTGTGGCCGTTGCTGCCGCCCATCGGCCGGCCGCTGCCGGGCTGTGAGCTGCTGGTGGACCCCGCCGACCCGGAGGACCCCACCACCGGCGAACTGCTCGTCGCGGGCGCCCCGATGTCCCTCGGCTACCTCGGACGGCCGGAGCTGAACGCCGAACGGTTCGTCACCGTCGAGCCGACCCCGCGGGGACACACCGAGGCCTTCCGCACCGGTGACCTGGTGCGCGTCGAGGACGGCCTCGTGTACTTCCTCAGCCGGCTGGACCACGACGTCAAGATCCGCGGCATCCGGGTCAACCTGCTGGAGATCGAGGCCTGTCTGATGCAGCAGCCCGGTGTCGCCACCGCGGTCTGTGTGGCCCTGGAGCCGGTCCCCGGCTCGCGTCAGCTGCGCGCCGCCGTCACCCTGCACCCGGACGTCACCGAACCCGGCGACCTGCGCGCGGCGCTGGCCGAGCTGCTGCCGGAGGCGTCGGTGCCCGCGTCGGTGACCGTGCTGCCCGGGCTGCCGCGGACCCCGAGCGGCAAGATCGACCGTGACTCGGTCGCCGAGTCCCTGGCGACCGGAGCCGACCGATGA
- the dpgB gene encoding enoyl-CoA-hydratase DpgB codes for MEDVLTLVIDGSEPPSAATVQAVQSVCEAAEDRAGSGVVAVRVGGAPAEGWTGGLDVMKVSKWERALRRLERLPAATVAVAAGDCGGAALDAFLTCDIRIVTPDTRLLVSGDATATWPGMAGYRLARLAGAARVRRALLFGRPIEAAEALRLGLADEIADGTVDDLTGALAAAGPVGGLAGKEIAIRRQLLFDAATTSFEDALGPHLAACDRALRRPVAEAS; via the coding sequence ATGGAAGACGTGCTGACGCTGGTGATCGACGGCAGCGAGCCGCCGTCGGCGGCGACCGTGCAGGCCGTGCAGTCGGTCTGTGAGGCGGCCGAGGACCGGGCCGGCTCCGGTGTCGTCGCCGTGCGGGTCGGCGGCGCCCCGGCCGAGGGCTGGACCGGCGGCCTCGACGTGATGAAGGTCAGCAAGTGGGAGCGGGCGCTGCGCCGGCTGGAGCGGCTGCCGGCCGCCACCGTGGCGGTGGCGGCCGGCGACTGCGGCGGCGCGGCCCTGGACGCCTTCCTCACCTGCGACATCCGGATCGTCACGCCCGACACCCGGCTGCTGGTGTCCGGCGACGCCACAGCGACCTGGCCCGGCATGGCCGGCTACCGGCTCGCCCGGCTGGCCGGGGCCGCCCGGGTGCGCCGCGCGCTGCTGTTCGGGCGGCCCATCGAGGCCGCCGAGGCGCTGCGGCTCGGCCTCGCCGACGAGATCGCCGACGGGACCGTCGACGACTTGACGGGTGCGCTCGCCGCCGCCGGCCCGGTCGGCGGCCTGGCCGGCAAGGAGATCGCGATCCGTCGGCAGCTGCTCTTCGACGCGGCGACGACCAGCTTCGAGGACGCCCTCGGCCCGCATCTGGCCGCGTGCGACCGGGCGCTGCGCCGGCCCGTGGCGGAGGCGTCGTGA
- a CDS encoding dimethylarginine dimethylaminohydrolase family protein, with product MNSELLVSDARHFRVDYEINPYMDTAVQPDTEATLAEHRAIVTAHLAAGRTVETLPSAPQCPDMVFTANTAVVRGGRAVLGCPPPQRKAEIPYVEEWLTGRGFEVVEAPHAFSGQGDALSCGDLLLTGWGQRTDERMLPVLARELDCEVVPLRTVSPRWYDLDLAVGVVDADTLAYCPEALDAPSVRTLRGLGIELIEVSPEEAARFALNLVSDGTTVTMARGVPRLAAALRDRGLAVVELGTTELAKGGGGIRCTALTLDNPPAKPRG from the coding sequence GTGAACAGCGAACTCCTCGTCTCCGACGCGCGCCACTTCCGGGTCGACTACGAGATCAACCCCTATATGGACACCGCGGTCCAGCCCGACACCGAGGCGACGCTCGCCGAGCACCGGGCCATCGTGACCGCGCATCTCGCCGCCGGCCGCACCGTCGAGACCCTGCCGTCCGCTCCCCAGTGCCCGGACATGGTCTTCACCGCCAACACCGCCGTGGTCCGCGGCGGGCGCGCCGTCCTGGGCTGCCCGCCGCCCCAGCGGAAGGCCGAGATCCCCTACGTCGAGGAGTGGCTGACCGGCCGGGGGTTCGAGGTCGTCGAGGCGCCCCACGCGTTCAGCGGCCAGGGCGACGCGCTGTCCTGCGGCGATCTGCTGCTGACGGGGTGGGGCCAGCGCACCGACGAACGGATGCTCCCGGTGCTCGCCCGGGAACTGGACTGCGAGGTGGTGCCGCTGCGCACGGTGTCGCCGCGCTGGTACGACCTCGACCTGGCCGTCGGGGTCGTCGACGCGGACACGCTCGCGTACTGCCCCGAGGCCCTCGACGCGCCGAGCGTGCGGACCCTGCGCGGGCTCGGGATCGAGCTGATCGAGGTGTCCCCCGAGGAGGCGGCGCGGTTCGCGCTGAACCTCGTCAGCGACGGAACCACGGTGACCATGGCCCGGGGCGTGCCGCGTCTGGCCGCCGCACTGCGCGACCGCGGTCTCGCGGTGGTCGAACTCGGCACCACCGAACTGGCGAAGGGCGGCGGCGGCATCCGCTGCACCGCCCTCACACTGGACAACCCCCCGGCGAAGCCGAGGGGTTGA
- a CDS encoding phosphopantetheine-binding protein produces MTGEELQSAVRTIWREVLGADVADDTDFFDAGGTSFAALRIVAMLDDRHGTPTPVKVLFDNSRFADFVAAI; encoded by the coding sequence ATGACGGGCGAGGAACTGCAAAGCGCGGTCCGGACGATCTGGCGGGAGGTGCTCGGGGCCGACGTGGCCGACGACACCGACTTCTTCGACGCGGGCGGCACGTCGTTCGCCGCGCTGCGCATCGTCGCGATGCTCGACGACCGGCACGGGACCCCGACGCCGGTGAAGGTGCTGTTCGACAACTCCCGGTTCGCGGACTTCGTCGCGGCCATCTGA
- a CDS encoding sulfate adenylyltransferase subunit 1, which translates to MTSTTEHPAATTLLRFATAGSVDDGKSTLVGRLLHDAKSVPADQLEAVEHASRSRGQDAPDLALLTDGLRAEREQGITIDVAHRYFATSRRRFILADTPGHVQYTRNMVTGASTAELTVVLVDARNGVVEQTRRHAAVAALLRVPHVVLAVNKMDLVGYAEETFAAIADEFTAYATKLGLPEVTAIPVSALRGDNVVEPGPHMDWYGGPTVLEHLETVPVGPEPAGRPARFPVQYVIRPQTSEHPDYRGYAGQIAAGTFHVGQDVTVLPSGRTTTVTGIDLLGVGVGAARAPQSVTLRLADQLDVSRGDLIAPTGCAPAVTRDIEATVCHVADRPLTAGHRVLIKHGTRTVKAIVEDIASRLSLDDLTRCPVPGPLVANDIGQVVIRTAEPLPVDGYADSRRTGSFLLIDPADGTTLTAGMAGHAFTGAAFAGQAGDGAPAEDDAGWDF; encoded by the coding sequence ATGACCAGCACCACGGAACACCCGGCGGCGACCACGCTGCTGCGCTTCGCCACCGCGGGCTCCGTCGACGACGGCAAGTCGACGCTGGTGGGCCGGCTGCTCCACGACGCGAAGTCGGTGCCGGCCGACCAGCTCGAGGCCGTCGAGCACGCCTCCCGGAGCAGGGGCCAGGACGCCCCCGACCTGGCGCTGCTCACGGACGGGCTGCGGGCCGAGCGGGAGCAGGGCATCACGATCGACGTCGCCCACCGCTACTTCGCCACGTCCCGGCGGCGGTTCATCCTCGCGGACACCCCCGGGCATGTGCAGTACACCCGCAACATGGTCACCGGCGCCTCGACCGCCGAGCTGACGGTCGTCCTCGTCGACGCCCGCAACGGCGTCGTCGAGCAGACCCGCCGCCACGCCGCGGTCGCCGCGCTGCTGCGGGTGCCGCACGTCGTGCTGGCGGTGAACAAGATGGACCTCGTGGGCTACGCGGAGGAGACCTTCGCCGCGATCGCCGACGAGTTCACCGCGTACGCCACGAAGCTGGGCCTGCCCGAGGTCACCGCGATCCCCGTCTCGGCGCTGCGGGGCGACAACGTCGTGGAGCCCGGCCCGCACATGGACTGGTACGGCGGCCCCACGGTGCTGGAGCATCTGGAGACCGTCCCGGTCGGCCCCGAGCCGGCCGGCCGCCCGGCGCGCTTCCCGGTGCAGTACGTCATCCGCCCGCAGACCTCCGAGCACCCCGACTACCGCGGTTACGCCGGCCAGATCGCCGCCGGCACGTTCCACGTCGGCCAGGACGTCACCGTCCTGCCGTCGGGCCGGACGACCACCGTCACCGGCATCGACCTGCTCGGCGTCGGTGTCGGCGCCGCCCGCGCCCCGCAGTCGGTGACGCTGCGTCTGGCCGACCAACTGGACGTGTCCCGCGGCGATCTGATCGCCCCGACCGGCTGTGCGCCGGCCGTCACCAGGGACATCGAGGCCACCGTCTGCCATGTCGCCGACCGCCCGCTGACGGCCGGTCACCGGGTGCTGATCAAGCACGGCACCCGCACGGTCAAGGCGATCGTCGAGGACATCGCGTCCCGGCTCTCGCTGGACGACCTGACCCGGTGCCCGGTGCCCGGTCCGCTCGTCGCCAACGACATCGGGCAGGTGGTGATCCGCACCGCCGAGCCGCTGCCCGTCGACGGCTACGCCGACTCCCGCCGTACCGGCTCGTTCCTGCTCATCGACCCGGCCGACGGGACCACGCTCACCGCGGGGATGGCCGGGCACGCCTTCACCGGCGCCGCCTTCGCCGGGCAGGCCGGTGACGGGGCGCCGGCGGAGGACGACGCGGGCTGGGACTTCTGA